One genomic segment of Nitratidesulfovibrio sp. includes these proteins:
- the cobA gene encoding uroporphyrinogen-III C-methyltransferase, with amino-acid sequence MKVYLIGAGPGDPGLLTLKGKRILESADVIVYDYLANDAFLAYAKPGAEIIYVGKKGGDHTLTQDGINRLIVDKAKEGKTVARLKGGDPYMFGRGGEEAEELLDAGVPFEEVPGVTSAVAGPAYAGIPLTHRAYSSSVSFITGHEDPTKPGSVHNWKALADSASTLVFFMGMKNLPEISRKLIEAGMSPETPAALVHWGTTARHRSLVATIATLPVEGPKHGFTNPSLIVVGGVVNLHDRLNWFEQKPLLGKGVVVTRAREQASGLAEALRELGADVVQFPTIEIIPLADYAPVDAAIRDLPGYDWVVFTSVNGVKHFWNRLAACGQDSRALAGRKVAAIGPATADVLRTKGIEPDFIPEKYVAEGVVDGMLARGMGGQRVLLPRAREAREVLPDELRKAGAVVDVLPVYETVPSTARKDDVLARMQEGRIHCVTFGSSSTVDNFFSLVPVDMVKAHPEVKLACIGPVTRKTLEGYGLTCHIQPEDFTIPALVDELVRRLPEM; translated from the coding sequence ATGAAGGTCTATCTCATCGGCGCGGGACCCGGCGACCCCGGCCTGCTCACGCTCAAGGGCAAGCGCATCCTCGAATCGGCGGACGTCATCGTCTACGACTACCTCGCCAACGACGCGTTTCTCGCCTACGCCAAGCCCGGCGCGGAAATCATCTACGTGGGCAAGAAGGGCGGCGACCACACCCTGACGCAGGACGGCATCAACCGCCTGATCGTGGACAAGGCCAAGGAAGGCAAGACCGTGGCCCGCCTGAAGGGCGGCGACCCGTACATGTTCGGGCGCGGCGGCGAAGAGGCCGAAGAACTTCTGGACGCGGGTGTTCCCTTCGAGGAAGTGCCCGGCGTCACCAGCGCCGTGGCCGGCCCCGCCTACGCGGGCATTCCGCTGACGCACCGCGCCTATTCCTCGTCCGTGTCGTTCATCACCGGGCACGAAGACCCCACCAAGCCCGGCTCGGTGCACAACTGGAAGGCCCTGGCCGACAGCGCCAGCACCCTGGTCTTCTTCATGGGCATGAAGAACCTGCCCGAAATTTCGCGCAAGCTCATCGAGGCGGGCATGTCGCCGGAAACCCCGGCGGCCCTGGTGCACTGGGGCACCACCGCCCGCCACCGCAGCCTTGTGGCCACCATCGCCACCCTGCCGGTAGAAGGGCCGAAGCACGGCTTCACCAATCCGTCGCTCATCGTGGTGGGCGGCGTGGTCAACCTGCACGACCGGCTGAACTGGTTCGAGCAGAAGCCCCTGCTGGGCAAGGGCGTGGTGGTCACCCGCGCCCGCGAGCAGGCCAGCGGCCTGGCCGAAGCCCTGCGCGAACTGGGCGCCGACGTGGTGCAGTTTCCCACCATCGAGATCATTCCCCTTGCCGACTACGCCCCGGTGGACGCGGCCATCCGCGATCTGCCCGGCTATGACTGGGTGGTGTTCACCTCGGTCAACGGCGTGAAGCACTTCTGGAACCGCCTTGCCGCGTGCGGGCAGGATTCGCGCGCGCTGGCCGGTCGCAAGGTGGCCGCCATCGGCCCCGCAACCGCCGACGTGCTGCGGACAAAGGGCATCGAGCCGGACTTCATCCCCGAAAAGTACGTGGCCGAAGGCGTGGTGGACGGTATGCTGGCGCGCGGCATGGGCGGCCAGCGCGTGCTGTTGCCCCGCGCCCGCGAGGCGCGCGAGGTGCTGCCCGACGAACTGCGCAAGGCCGGGGCCGTGGTAGACGTGCTGCCAGTGTACGAAACCGTGCCCAGCACCGCCCGCAAGGACGACGTGCTGGCCCGCATGCAGGAAGGGCGCATCCATTGCGTCACCTTCGGCTCGTCGTCCACGGTGGACAACTTCTTCTCGCTGGTGCCCGTGGACATGGTGAAGGCCCACCCCGAGGTGAAGCTGGCCTGCATCGGTCCCGTTACCCGCAAGACGCTGGAAGGCTACGGCCTGACCTGCCACATCCAGCCGGAGGACTTCACCATCCCCGCGCTGGTTGACGAGTTGGTCAGGCGTCTGCCCGAGATGTAG
- a CDS encoding valine--tRNA ligase, translated as MSDNALPKGYEPRDVESRWRAHWEGNNTFTPDLDAPGEPFSIVIPPPNVTGALHMGHALNLTIQDILCRHARQKGKKVLWVPGTDHAGIATQNVVERGLAKEGKGRHDLGREKFIERVWEWREEYGTRILNQIRAMGASVDWTRERFTMDEGLSRAVRQVFVKLYDDGLIYKGDYIINWCNRCHTALADDEVDHLPRKDHLWQLRYPLADGSGELVIATTRPETMFGDTAVCVHPEDERYTAFIGKMVKLPLTDREIPVIADNYVDREFGTGALKVTPSHDHNDWELGHRHKLEFLQVIDENGVMNEHAGIYAGLTKEECRKRVVADLAAQGVLVKEEELDHSVGHCYRCKSVIEPHVSTQWFVAASKMAPRARAAVPAATQIFPDNWEKTYYNWLDNIRDWCISRQIWWGHRIPAWTCGDCGKLIVAVEAPERCTCGSASLAQDEDVLDTWFSSALWPFSTMGWPDDTRELKTFYPTSVLVTGFDILFFWVARMMMMGLHFMDEVPFRHVYIHALVRDAEGRKMSKSTGNVIDPLEMIDKYGTDSLRFTLAAFAAMGRDIKLSEERIEGYRHFVNKLWNAARFALMNLPDDEVPAPVDLDTVQGLHHRWILHRLEEMKESTDAAIVGYRFNDAAQGLYRFIWNEFCDWYLELIKPDMQAGGERKAAAQHVLLTVLRETLTLLHPIMPFITCEIWAALPGNAGTDLAVQPFPAARPGCVKAEDAARMELVQGVIGAVRTIRAELNIAPSLRLTALVRTANEHDRQVLEENRQMLLVLARLENAEFGPAIEAPRASASNVVCGNEVIVPLTGAVDFEAELARLDKELGKIEKDLVQVNKKLANESFVDKAPAEVVAKERARASELADAKAKLEALQQRFREAIA; from the coding sequence ATGTCGGATAACGCGCTGCCCAAGGGCTACGAGCCTCGGGACGTTGAATCCCGCTGGCGTGCCCACTGGGAGGGGAACAATACCTTCACCCCCGACCTGGACGCCCCCGGCGAACCCTTCTCCATCGTCATACCGCCGCCCAACGTCACCGGGGCCCTGCACATGGGCCACGCCCTCAACCTGACCATCCAGGACATCCTGTGCCGCCATGCCCGCCAGAAGGGCAAGAAGGTGTTGTGGGTGCCCGGCACCGACCACGCGGGCATCGCCACCCAGAACGTGGTGGAACGCGGGCTGGCCAAGGAAGGCAAGGGCCGCCACGATCTGGGCCGCGAGAAGTTCATCGAGCGGGTATGGGAATGGCGTGAGGAGTACGGCACGCGCATCCTGAACCAGATCCGCGCCATGGGCGCCTCCGTGGACTGGACGCGCGAGCGCTTCACCATGGACGAGGGCCTTTCGCGCGCGGTGCGTCAGGTGTTCGTGAAACTGTACGACGACGGCCTGATCTACAAGGGCGACTACATCATCAACTGGTGCAATCGCTGTCACACCGCCCTGGCCGACGACGAGGTGGATCACCTGCCGCGCAAGGACCACCTGTGGCAGTTGCGCTACCCGCTGGCTGACGGCAGCGGCGAGCTGGTCATCGCCACCACCCGCCCGGAAACCATGTTCGGCGACACCGCCGTGTGCGTGCACCCCGAGGACGAGCGCTACACCGCCTTCATCGGCAAGATGGTGAAGCTGCCCCTGACGGACCGCGAGATTCCGGTCATCGCCGACAACTACGTGGACCGCGAATTCGGCACCGGCGCGCTGAAGGTCACCCCCTCGCACGACCATAACGACTGGGAACTGGGGCACCGCCACAAGCTGGAATTCCTTCAGGTCATCGACGAGAACGGCGTGATGAACGAACACGCCGGGATCTACGCGGGCCTGACCAAGGAAGAATGCCGCAAGCGCGTGGTGGCCGACCTTGCCGCACAGGGCGTGCTGGTCAAGGAAGAGGAACTGGACCACAGCGTGGGCCATTGCTACCGCTGCAAGTCGGTCATCGAGCCGCACGTGTCCACCCAGTGGTTCGTGGCGGCCAGCAAGATGGCCCCCCGCGCCCGCGCCGCCGTGCCCGCCGCAACGCAGATATTTCCCGACAACTGGGAAAAGACCTACTACAACTGGCTGGACAACATCCGCGACTGGTGCATCAGCCGCCAGATATGGTGGGGCCACCGCATTCCCGCCTGGACCTGCGGCGACTGCGGCAAGCTCATCGTGGCCGTGGAGGCGCCGGAACGCTGCACCTGCGGTTCCGCCAGCCTTGCGCAGGACGAGGACGTGCTGGACACGTGGTTCTCGTCCGCGCTGTGGCCGTTCTCGACCATGGGGTGGCCGGATGACACCCGCGAACTGAAGACCTTCTACCCCACCTCGGTGCTGGTCACCGGCTTCGACATCCTGTTCTTCTGGGTGGCCCGCATGATGATGATGGGGCTGCACTTCATGGACGAGGTGCCGTTCCGCCACGTGTACATCCACGCCCTGGTGCGCGATGCCGAAGGCCGCAAGATGTCCAAGTCCACGGGCAACGTCATCGACCCGCTGGAAATGATCGACAAGTACGGCACCGACTCGCTGCGTTTCACTCTGGCGGCCTTCGCGGCCATGGGGCGCGACATCAAACTGAGCGAGGAACGCATCGAGGGCTACCGCCACTTCGTCAACAAGCTGTGGAACGCCGCGCGCTTCGCGCTGATGAACCTGCCCGACGACGAAGTGCCCGCCCCGGTGGACCTGGACACCGTGCAGGGGCTGCACCACCGCTGGATTCTGCACCGGTTGGAAGAGATGAAGGAATCCACCGACGCCGCCATCGTTGGCTACCGCTTCAACGATGCGGCGCAGGGGCTGTACCGGTTCATCTGGAACGAGTTCTGCGACTGGTACCTGGAACTCATAAAGCCAGATATGCAGGCCGGGGGCGAACGCAAGGCCGCGGCGCAGCACGTGCTGCTTACCGTGCTGCGCGAAACGCTGACCCTGCTGCACCCCATCATGCCGTTCATCACGTGCGAAATCTGGGCGGCCCTGCCCGGCAACGCGGGCACCGACCTTGCCGTGCAGCCCTTCCCCGCCGCGCGCCCCGGCTGCGTGAAAGCCGAAGACGCCGCGCGCATGGAACTGGTGCAGGGCGTCATCGGCGCGGTGCGCACCATCCGGGCGGAATTGAACATCGCCCCCTCGCTGCGCCTGACCGCGCTGGTGCGCACGGCCAACGAGCACGACCGGCAGGTGCTGGAAGAAAACCGCCAGATGCTGCTGGTGCTGGCCCGGCTGGAAAACGCCGAGTTCGGCCCGGCCATCGAGGCACCACGGGCTTCGGCCAGCAACGTGGTGTGCGGCAACGAGGTCATCGTGCCGCTGACCGGCGCCGTGGACTTCGAGGCGGAGCTTGCCCGCCTGGACAAGGAGCTGGGCAAGATCGAGAAGGATCTGGTGCAGGTGAACAAGAAGCTGGCCAACGAGAGCTTCGTGGACAAGGCCCCCGCCGAGGTGGTGGCCAAGGAACGCGCCCGCGCCAGTGAACTGGCCGACGCCAAGGCCAAGCTGGAGGCGTTGCAGCAACGGTTCCGCGAGGCCATCGCGTAA
- a CDS encoding DUF3795 domain-containing protein codes for MTDTAPLHLVAPCGLDCSRCVNCSEGQVAAHARTIRDILGPNFGPFAERLAAMNPALAEYPAFARVLDALAEGTCPGCKTERRTCLPTCKVAGCAAARGLDFCADCADYPCADTGLPPRLEQKWRASNDHIREAGRDAFLHALAETPRYL; via the coding sequence ATGACCGACACCGCTCCCCTGCATCTCGTTGCCCCGTGCGGGCTGGACTGTTCGCGTTGCGTGAACTGTAGCGAAGGCCAGGTGGCTGCCCATGCCAGGACCATCCGCGACATCCTTGGCCCCAACTTCGGTCCGTTTGCCGAACGGCTTGCGGCCATGAACCCGGCCCTGGCCGAGTACCCGGCCTTTGCCCGCGTGCTGGACGCGCTGGCGGAAGGCACCTGTCCCGGCTGCAAGACCGAGCGCCGCACCTGTCTGCCCACCTGCAAGGTGGCCGGGTGCGCCGCCGCGCGCGGGCTGGACTTTTGCGCCGACTGTGCGGATTACCCCTGCGCCGACACCGGCCTGCCGCCCCGGCTGGAGCAGAAGTGGCGCGCCAGCAACGACCACATCCGCGAGGCGGGGCGCGACGCCTTTCTGCACGCCCTTGCCGAAACGCCCCGCTACCTGTAG
- a CDS encoding BPL-N domain-containing protein codes for MSTLHILWDESHVWGLLAWRAAESMGLPYRLVRAQEIADGLLSRNPPALLLVPGGTARLKADALGEAGMRAVRDYVAGGGSYLGFCGGAGLGLTGEHGLGLCPWSRASFTDRMQHFVSGHVHATVSAGHPLTPGTLPPEPALPVWWPGRFAPEDGHDVEILARYTEPGNDFWVADLPLDTLPPGTFAEWEDLYGIRLRPTFLAGQPCILHGRYGAGSYTLSYTHLETPESPQANLWLAHLVERLTDGPTAPATPGGLRAANPLVPAWELDALPARWHDDGLLRARALFDDIVTIGINHCLFFRRNSWLIGWRAGIPGANLNNLHAAVCTAVSTPPTAPAEAYWNARKADFLDRLALFHKGVTGYLLAERLAMTLSKTFPETVSRQSLKEQRAALFGPPMASGGLYAELLDVLDQLVFLQLHG; via the coding sequence ATGTCAACCCTTCACATACTTTGGGACGAATCCCACGTCTGGGGGCTGCTGGCCTGGCGCGCGGCCGAGAGCATGGGCCTGCCGTACCGGCTGGTGCGGGCGCAAGAGATAGCCGACGGCCTGCTTTCCCGCAATCCCCCCGCCCTGCTGCTGGTGCCCGGCGGCACCGCCCGCCTCAAGGCCGACGCCCTTGGCGAGGCGGGCATGCGGGCCGTGCGCGACTACGTGGCCGGGGGCGGCAGCTACCTTGGCTTTTGCGGCGGCGCGGGCCTTGGCCTTACCGGCGAACACGGCCTTGGGCTGTGCCCGTGGTCGCGCGCGTCGTTCACCGACCGCATGCAGCATTTCGTGTCCGGCCACGTGCACGCCACGGTCAGCGCGGGGCACCCCCTGACCCCCGGCACCCTGCCGCCGGAACCGGCCCTGCCGGTGTGGTGGCCCGGCCGCTTCGCGCCGGAAGACGGCCACGACGTGGAAATACTGGCCCGCTACACCGAGCCGGGCAACGATTTCTGGGTGGCCGACCTGCCGCTGGACACCCTGCCCCCCGGCACCTTCGCCGAGTGGGAAGACCTGTACGGCATCCGCCTGCGGCCCACCTTTCTGGCCGGGCAGCCGTGCATCCTGCACGGCAGGTACGGCGCGGGCAGCTACACCCTCAGCTACACCCACCTCGAAACGCCGGAATCGCCCCAGGCCAACCTGTGGCTGGCGCACCTGGTGGAGCGCCTGACCGATGGCCCGACAGCCCCGGCCACCCCCGGCGGCCTGCGCGCCGCAAACCCGCTGGTGCCCGCGTGGGAACTGGACGCCCTGCCCGCCCGCTGGCACGACGACGGCCTGCTGCGCGCCCGCGCGCTGTTCGACGACATCGTGACCATTGGCATCAACCACTGCCTGTTCTTCCGGCGCAATTCGTGGCTCATCGGCTGGCGCGCGGGCATACCCGGCGCCAACCTGAACAACCTGCACGCGGCGGTGTGCACCGCCGTGTCCACCCCGCCCACCGCCCCCGCCGAAGCCTACTGGAACGCCCGCAAGGCGGACTTCCTCGACCGGCTGGCCCTGTTCCACAAGGGCGTCACCGGCTACCTGCTGGCCGAACGGCTGGCCATGACCCTGTCCAAGACCTTTCCGGAAACCGTCTCGCGCCAGAGCCTGAAGGAACAGCGCGCCGCCCTGTTCGGCCCGCCCATGGCCAGCGGCGGCCTGTACGCGGAACTGCTGGACGTGCTGGACCAACTGGTGTTCCTGCAACTGCACGGATAA
- a CDS encoding MOSC domain-containing protein, whose translation MGTVRAVCISERKGERKRVVDAITLREDYGVEEDVHAGSGRQVSLLAVESVDIMRPRMPELAAGDFAENILVEGLPLTRCTVGDRLTAGPDILLEITQIGKTCHSKCNIHKTVGFCIMPTEGVFARVLRGGVLRAGDAIDMTEG comes from the coding sequence ATGGGCACCGTACGAGCCGTCTGTATCAGCGAGCGGAAAGGTGAACGCAAGCGGGTGGTGGATGCCATCACCCTGCGCGAGGACTACGGCGTGGAAGAAGACGTCCACGCGGGCAGCGGCAGGCAGGTCAGTCTGCTGGCCGTGGAAAGCGTGGACATCATGCGCCCGCGCATGCCGGAACTGGCGGCGGGCGATTTTGCGGAAAACATCCTGGTGGAAGGATTGCCCCTGACCCGCTGCACGGTGGGCGACCGGCTGACCGCCGGGCCGGACATCCTTCTGGAAATCACCCAGATCGGCAAGACCTGTCATTCCAAGTGCAACATCCACAAGACCGTGGGCTTCTGCATCATGCCCACCGAAGGGGTGTTTGCCAGGGTGCTGCGCGGCGGTGTGCTGCGGGCCGGGGATGCCATCGACATGACGGAAGGGTAG